One window of the Pedobacter ginsengisoli genome contains the following:
- a CDS encoding carboxylesterase/lipase family protein: MNILRNTAVIAVVMTFKVFTCQSQLPAQINVEGGRIKGNVENHLTIFRGIPFAAPPVGPLRWKAPQPVVNWDGVRSTDHFAPAPMQGGSPAGGKSEDCLYLNVWSPAKSDKERLPVMVWIYGGGFSSGSTAEGWYDGQQLAQKGVIFVSIAYRVGPLGFLAHPALSAQEPHHTSGNYGLLDQIAGLKWVQKNIAAFGGDPKKVTIFGESAGGISVSMLSASPLAKGLFRAAISQSGGSFGPASVKTYPGENMKALNDAESDGLSYAAKAGATSIEELRKLEAAQLPMGWGAGSSWPVIDGYVIPDVQYKLYQAGRYNDVPVLIGYNSDEGLSFSPGKSPKEYTDGVKARYGKFADELIKAYPVEENSVPRSARNLSRDAAFGWHNWTWARLQSKTGKSKVYYYFFDQHPNYPEGTPEYGQGSPHAQDVSYVFQHMDPLNPKTSKSDLEISEAMGNYWINFVKYGNPNGKGLPEWPEFHAGQPSVMHFGETAHVGPVPDEKSLQVLDQYFRWRIDSNGKNRK; this comes from the coding sequence ATGAACATACTTAGAAATACTGCAGTAATAGCTGTAGTGATGACATTCAAAGTCTTTACCTGTCAGAGCCAGTTGCCTGCCCAGATTAATGTGGAAGGAGGCAGGATAAAAGGAAACGTAGAAAATCACTTGACAATATTCCGTGGAATCCCCTTTGCGGCTCCTCCGGTCGGGCCACTCAGATGGAAAGCGCCGCAGCCGGTTGTAAATTGGGATGGAGTAAGGTCAACTGACCATTTTGCACCTGCGCCAATGCAGGGAGGCAGTCCGGCAGGTGGCAAAAGTGAAGACTGTCTTTACCTGAATGTATGGAGTCCGGCAAAGTCAGACAAAGAGCGTTTGCCGGTGATGGTATGGATTTATGGAGGAGGCTTCAGCTCCGGATCAACTGCCGAAGGCTGGTATGACGGACAGCAACTAGCGCAAAAGGGAGTCATCTTTGTGAGCATTGCCTACCGGGTAGGTCCACTTGGATTTTTGGCACATCCGGCTTTAAGCGCACAGGAACCTCATCACACTTCGGGTAATTATGGCTTACTGGATCAGATTGCGGGACTGAAATGGGTGCAGAAAAATATTGCTGCTTTTGGTGGCGATCCCAAAAAGGTGACCATTTTTGGAGAATCGGCCGGTGGAATTTCTGTGAGCATGCTGTCTGCCTCTCCACTAGCCAAAGGTCTTTTTAGAGCGGCAATTTCGCAGAGTGGAGGATCTTTTGGGCCTGCTAGTGTTAAAACCTATCCCGGTGAGAACATGAAAGCGCTGAACGATGCAGAAAGTGATGGGCTGAGCTATGCAGCAAAAGCTGGAGCGACCTCCATAGAAGAGCTTAGAAAACTGGAAGCAGCTCAGCTCCCTATGGGCTGGGGTGCTGGCAGCTCCTGGCCTGTAATAGATGGATATGTGATTCCGGATGTTCAATATAAATTATACCAGGCCGGCCGGTACAATGATGTACCGGTACTTATTGGCTACAATTCCGATGAGGGACTAAGTTTCTCTCCGGGAAAGAGCCCTAAAGAATATACCGATGGGGTAAAAGCACGTTATGGGAAATTTGCCGATGAGCTGATTAAGGCCTACCCGGTAGAGGAGAATTCTGTTCCCCGCTCGGCAAGGAATTTATCAAGGGATGCTGCATTTGGGTGGCACAACTGGACCTGGGCCAGGCTCCAGTCAAAAACAGGAAAATCAAAGGTGTATTACTATTTTTTTGACCAGCATCCGAATTATCCCGAGGGTACGCCTGAATACGGACAAGGCTCTCCCCATGCACAGGACGTTTCCTATGTTTTCCAGCATATGGATCCTTTGAATCCGAAAACTTCCAAGTCAGATTTGGAAATTTCGGAAGCAATGGGCAATTACTGGATCAACTTTGTGAAGTACGGAAACCCTAACGGTAAAGGACTGCCGGAATGGCCTGAGTTTCATGCGGGACAGCCGTCAGTGATGCATTTCGGTGAGACGGCCCATGTAGGACCCGTTCCAGACGAAAAGTCACTGCAGGTACTGGACCAGTATTTCAGGTGGAGAATAGATTCGAATGGAAAAAACCGGAAATAA
- a CDS encoding family 43 glycosylhydrolase, with amino-acid sequence MNKLITIILLIQLSVLAKAQYQTQSNEKGSGFYLNPIFAGDYADPSILRDGDNYYMVHSSFEYYPGLLVWHSKDLINWRPVAHALHKYVGSVYAPDLVKYKDKFYIYFPANGTNYVVTSDSIDGKWSEPIDLKIGNIDPGHITDEHGKRYLFFSNGGFVPLSDDGLSVTGNLKDSYKGWPIPKDWTIECFCLEGPKPIKRGEYYYLTVAQGGTAGPATGHMVISARSKSLFGPWENSPYNPIIRTTKPLEKWKSKGHGTPFEDAKGNWWMVFHAYEDGFYNKGRQTLLLPLEWTKDGWYKVPHGVDDSKPIKKPNLVADKTNFTLNDDFKGNKLKSQWEFFGELDAGRFQLSDSGLSIKGKGSQVANSAPLLCIPSGHSYTADVELSIEGKATGGLVLFYNNSAFSGILANNKNILANIRGWQFETEKNVINNRVFLRLKNMDNIVHMYYSTDGMKWNKIESSLDVSAIHHNVLSGFLSLRIGLCSIGEGKVTFKNFKFTPIN; translated from the coding sequence ATGAATAAATTAATAACAATTATTTTGCTTATCCAGCTCAGTGTTTTGGCAAAAGCACAGTATCAAACGCAGTCTAATGAAAAAGGGTCCGGTTTTTATTTAAATCCCATATTTGCAGGAGATTATGCCGATCCTAGTATATTACGTGATGGGGATAACTATTACATGGTACATTCCTCCTTTGAATATTATCCCGGCCTGTTGGTATGGCATTCAAAAGACCTGATCAACTGGCGGCCGGTAGCCCATGCTTTGCATAAATATGTAGGTTCTGTGTATGCACCAGATCTGGTGAAATATAAAGATAAGTTCTACATCTATTTTCCTGCAAATGGTACCAATTACGTGGTAACATCGGATTCGATTGATGGCAAATGGAGTGAACCAATCGATCTGAAAATCGGTAACATTGACCCGGGGCACATCACAGACGAACATGGGAAAAGGTATTTGTTTTTTAGCAACGGTGGGTTTGTGCCTTTGTCTGATGATGGTCTTTCTGTTACAGGAAATTTAAAAGACTCATACAAAGGCTGGCCGATACCTAAAGACTGGACCATCGAATGTTTTTGCCTGGAAGGTCCCAAGCCCATCAAAAGAGGTGAGTACTATTACCTTACTGTAGCCCAGGGGGGAACAGCAGGTCCTGCAACCGGGCATATGGTCATTTCCGCACGATCAAAATCATTATTCGGACCATGGGAAAATTCCCCTTATAATCCGATTATCAGAACCACAAAACCATTGGAAAAATGGAAATCGAAAGGTCACGGCACCCCATTTGAGGATGCAAAAGGAAACTGGTGGATGGTATTCCATGCATACGAAGATGGTTTTTACAATAAGGGGCGGCAAACTTTATTGCTTCCGTTGGAATGGACAAAAGATGGCTGGTATAAAGTGCCACATGGAGTGGACGATAGCAAACCGATCAAAAAACCAAATTTAGTTGCCGATAAGACCAACTTTACATTGAATGATGATTTTAAGGGGAATAAGCTAAAATCGCAGTGGGAGTTTTTTGGAGAACTGGATGCCGGCAGGTTCCAGTTATCTGACAGTGGTTTATCCATTAAAGGCAAAGGGAGTCAGGTAGCCAACAGTGCGCCCTTATTGTGTATTCCCTCGGGTCATTCCTATACCGCGGATGTAGAATTGTCCATTGAAGGAAAGGCAACAGGAGGGCTGGTTCTTTTTTACAACAATAGTGCATTTTCAGGGATCCTGGCCAACAATAAAAATATATTGGCGAACATACGTGGCTGGCAGTTTGAAACCGAAAAAAACGTGATAAACAACCGGGTATTCCTTCGCCTTAAAAATATGGATAATATTGTGCATATGTATTATAGTACAGACGGCATGAAGTGGAACAAAATTGAAAGTTCGCTTGATGTTTCTGCCATACATCATAATGTACTGAGTGGCTTTTTGAGCCTAAGGATAGGCCTGTGCTCGATAGGAGAAGGAAAAGTAACCTTTAAGAATTTTAAATTTACCCCTATAAATTAA
- a CDS encoding hybrid sensor histidine kinase/response regulator transcription factor: MFRFFVLLSALLLCNSLLAQENVYRFSHLDISNGLSDNRVNAIYKDQKGFMWFGTTAGLSRYDGYEFKVFQHNSKDSTSLPDGYIVKIFGGPGEELWIKSNRGFIIYHPLTEQFERFQDKHFQEYKIPGGYLREIKSNGRGKFYFYIENQGIFCYDTKSKTTTAYTSKNGLIGSLSLGLISDFAEDLKGNLWVVYANGLLEKFSLKTQKVTGRYFDVNKRWGTQENTFNLSLDAQGNIFIYSPGNLFGLYYLNVASDKCLYFGKKQDHSGLSSNNVIDVLEGENGDIWIGTDHGGINILDKRTNKLTYILSKEEDPRGLSDNSVASLYRDNTGIIWIGTAKKGLYYYHKNIYKFPRNEYLTANRSLQKDVNAFAEDKNGNLWIGTNGSGLMYLNRRTGEVKNYRNDPANPNSLSSDIVVSLCIDHSGTLWIGTYLGGLNSFDGHKFTSFRHSSDPYSLSDNRIYALLEDSSGRLWVGTLNGGLDLFDRNTKRFKHFNPSVKNTLNAYGISSIYEDKNKNIWVGTTAGVNILNYKTGRFTQLVSDRKDKNSLVQNDVSSIIEDSRGWIWIGTGEGISIYNPATGKFNNLTETTGLPENSVFSLLEDEQHQIWYGSRKGLYKISQATETKPYTFQYNKYNKSDGLQVAQFNLNSAYKTQAGELIFGGPNGFNIFNARQIQSTQVPSVLALTGLEVFYHPVNVGEKINGRIILPETITSLRNLTLSYKENIFSLQFALLNYFAPNKITYKYNLDGFDARWLTVPSEIRNATFTNLDPGEYTFHVKAFNENDTVALAESKLKITILPPFWRTGWAYVLYALTIGLLLLVIRRRGINKLRREFALVQERIQASQLREQDRREAERLRELDLLKIKFLTNLSHEFRTPISLILAPVDKLLAQANEKGRLGQLTMIKRNARRLLNLVNQLLDFRKMEEQELQLNRSDGEIVSFIKEATDSFYDLAERKQIKLTFKSAVENLQVSFDPDKVERILFNLISNAFKFTPSGGQVSVELRTLPNRSDHSWVLLELKVTDSGIGIPKDKQEIIFERFFQHETSASILNQGSGIGLSITKEFVKMHGGDITVESEPGEGSCFTAHLKVAYAAEEEQEQQAAQSLYLGRDGSAENAEKKGAAVKRMRIKNAPVVLLVEDNEDFRFYLKDNLKEFYKIEEASNGKEGWQKALALHPDLIVSDISMPEMDGNQLCGKIKADQRTRHIPIILLTALTAEEEQIKGLDTGANDYMTKPFNFEILHSKIKNLLALQQSFKKTYTRQINMALPEMEIESDDAKFLNVAMLYIEENLHNPQLSVEDLSRHTAMSRVSLYKKCLKVTGKSPVDFIRSVKLEKAAVLLEKSDKTIAEICYMVGFSTPNYFAKSFKAKYHVLPSEYIAEKRKSDS, translated from the coding sequence ATGTTTCGGTTTTTTGTTCTGCTCAGCGCACTGCTGCTGTGTAATTCTCTTCTTGCACAGGAAAACGTATATCGGTTTTCCCATTTAGATATTTCTAATGGCTTATCCGACAACCGGGTAAACGCAATATATAAAGATCAAAAAGGCTTTATGTGGTTTGGCACCACAGCTGGTCTGAGCCGATACGACGGATATGAATTTAAGGTATTCCAGCACAATTCAAAGGACAGCACCAGTTTACCCGATGGTTATATCGTCAAAATATTTGGCGGACCGGGTGAAGAATTATGGATTAAATCCAATCGTGGGTTCATCATATACCATCCTCTGACAGAGCAGTTTGAACGGTTTCAGGATAAGCACTTTCAGGAATATAAGATTCCCGGGGGATACCTGCGTGAGATAAAATCCAATGGTAGGGGGAAATTCTATTTTTATATCGAGAATCAGGGCATTTTTTGTTACGATACCAAAAGTAAGACCACCACAGCATATACCTCTAAAAATGGACTGATCGGTTCCCTGTCCTTAGGTCTGATAAGTGATTTTGCTGAGGATTTAAAAGGTAATTTATGGGTGGTCTATGCCAATGGCTTACTGGAGAAATTTAGTTTAAAGACGCAAAAGGTCACCGGCAGATACTTTGATGTCAACAAACGTTGGGGAACACAGGAAAATACTTTCAACCTTAGCCTTGATGCTCAAGGCAATATTTTTATATACAGTCCCGGTAATCTTTTTGGGCTATATTACCTCAATGTGGCAAGTGACAAATGTCTGTATTTTGGAAAAAAGCAAGATCATTCGGGTTTGAGCTCCAATAACGTCATCGATGTACTGGAGGGAGAAAATGGAGACATCTGGATCGGGACTGATCACGGGGGAATTAATATTTTAGATAAACGGACGAATAAATTAACTTACATTTTAAGCAAAGAAGAAGATCCGAGGGGTCTAAGTGACAACAGTGTAGCTTCTTTGTATAGGGATAACACTGGCATCATCTGGATCGGAACCGCTAAGAAAGGCCTCTATTATTACCATAAAAACATCTATAAATTTCCCAGAAATGAATATTTGACAGCAAACAGGTCCTTGCAAAAGGATGTGAATGCCTTCGCAGAAGACAAAAATGGTAATTTGTGGATTGGAACAAATGGTTCAGGCCTTATGTATCTTAACAGGCGCACCGGGGAGGTTAAGAACTATCGTAATGACCCCGCCAACCCCAATTCTTTAAGCAGTGACATTGTGGTAAGCCTGTGTATCGATCATTCAGGCACGTTATGGATCGGAACCTATCTAGGGGGGCTTAATTCCTTTGATGGCCATAAATTTACCAGCTTCAGGCATAGTTCAGACCCTTACAGCCTTTCGGATAACCGGATTTATGCGCTGCTGGAAGATTCCTCCGGCAGGCTCTGGGTGGGTACTTTAAATGGTGGATTAGACTTGTTTGACCGCAACACCAAAAGATTTAAACATTTTAACCCCTCGGTGAAAAATACCTTAAATGCTTATGGCATTTCCTCCATCTATGAAGACAAAAATAAAAATATCTGGGTTGGTACCACGGCTGGGGTCAACATATTGAATTATAAAACTGGCAGGTTTACACAATTGGTAAGTGACCGTAAAGACAAAAATAGTCTGGTTCAAAATGATGTGAGTTCAATTATTGAAGACAGTAGAGGATGGATATGGATAGGTACAGGAGAAGGTATAAGCATATACAACCCTGCAACTGGTAAGTTTAACAATTTAACTGAGACTACGGGCTTGCCAGAAAATTCCGTCTTTTCCCTTCTTGAAGATGAGCAGCATCAGATCTGGTATGGTTCCAGAAAAGGCCTGTACAAAATTTCCCAGGCTACTGAAACAAAACCTTACACATTTCAATACAATAAATACAATAAGTCCGACGGTTTGCAAGTTGCCCAGTTTAACCTCAATAGTGCTTATAAAACCCAAGCAGGCGAGTTGATTTTCGGAGGGCCAAATGGTTTCAATATTTTCAATGCCAGGCAAATTCAAAGTACCCAGGTTCCATCTGTTTTGGCATTGACCGGATTGGAGGTGTTTTACCATCCAGTGAATGTGGGTGAAAAAATAAACGGAAGAATAATTCTGCCTGAAACCATTACATCGCTCAGGAATTTGACTCTGAGCTATAAAGAAAACATCTTTTCACTTCAGTTCGCCCTACTCAACTATTTTGCACCCAATAAGATTACCTACAAATACAATTTGGACGGTTTTGACGCGCGTTGGCTTACCGTTCCTTCAGAAATACGTAATGCTACTTTTACAAACCTTGATCCAGGAGAATATACTTTTCATGTAAAGGCCTTTAATGAAAATGATACCGTAGCTCTGGCTGAGTCTAAATTGAAAATAACGATTTTACCTCCCTTCTGGCGTACCGGCTGGGCATATGTGCTCTATGCTTTGACTATAGGGCTGCTGCTACTGGTTATCCGACGCAGAGGGATCAATAAGTTAAGACGTGAATTTGCTTTGGTACAGGAAAGGATCCAGGCCAGCCAACTGCGTGAGCAGGACCGCAGGGAAGCCGAAAGGTTGCGTGAGCTTGATCTGTTGAAAATTAAGTTTTTAACAAATCTGAGCCACGAATTCAGAACACCGATCTCTTTAATCCTGGCCCCAGTAGACAAACTGCTAGCCCAGGCAAATGAAAAAGGCAGGCTTGGGCAGCTGACCATGATCAAAAGAAATGCAAGACGTTTACTGAACCTGGTAAATCAGCTACTGGATTTCCGTAAAATGGAGGAGCAGGAATTGCAGCTAAACAGAAGCGACGGCGAGATTGTATCCTTTATTAAAGAGGCAACCGATTCATTTTATGACCTGGCCGAGCGCAAACAAATCAAATTGACTTTTAAAAGTGCTGTGGAAAACCTGCAGGTATCATTTGATCCGGACAAGGTGGAACGGATACTATTCAATCTGATTTCAAATGCATTCAAATTTACCCCTTCGGGAGGGCAGGTGAGCGTGGAATTGCGAACATTGCCCAACAGAAGTGACCATAGCTGGGTACTGCTGGAATTGAAAGTGACAGACTCCGGGATTGGTATTCCAAAAGACAAACAGGAAATTATTTTTGAGCGGTTTTTCCAGCATGAGACTTCTGCTTCCATTCTCAATCAAGGCTCAGGAATTGGCCTTTCCATTACAAAAGAGTTTGTGAAAATGCATGGAGGAGACATCACAGTAGAAAGTGAACCTGGTGAGGGCAGTTGTTTCACAGCTCACCTGAAGGTAGCCTATGCGGCAGAGGAGGAACAAGAGCAGCAGGCTGCTCAAAGTTTATACCTTGGTAGGGATGGATCCGCTGAAAATGCGGAGAAAAAAGGAGCAGCCGTCAAACGGATGCGTATCAAAAACGCACCGGTGGTCCTGCTGGTGGAAGACAATGAGGATTTTAGGTTTTATCTTAAAGATAACCTTAAGGAATTTTATAAGATAGAAGAAGCCTCCAATGGCAAAGAAGGCTGGCAAAAAGCCCTCGCACTGCATCCAGATCTAATCGTTTCTGACATCAGTATGCCTGAAATGGACGGAAACCAACTATGCGGGAAAATTAAAGCAGACCAAAGGACCAGGCATATCCCGATTATTTTATTAACGGCATTGACCGCCGAGGAGGAGCAGATTAAAGGGTTAGACACAGGTGCAAACGACTATATGACAAAGCCTTTTAACTTTGAGATTTTACATTCTAAAATCAAAAACCTGCTCGCCCTGCAACAGAGCTTTAAAAAAACCTATACCAGGCAGATTAATATGGCCTTGCCGGAGATGGAAATAGAATCCGATGATGCGAAATTCCTTAATGTAGCCATGCTTTATATTGAAGAAAATCTTCACAACCCGCAGTTATCTGTAGAAGACCTAAGCAGGCATACCGCCATGAGCAGGGTATCTTTGTATAAAAAATGCCTAAAGGTGACCGGCAAAAGCCCTGTGGATTTTATCCGGTCAGTCAAGCTGGAGAAAGCGGCGGTTTTATTGGAAAAAAGTGATAAGACAATTGCCGAAATCTGCTATATGGTAGGCTTTAGTACCCCTAATTATTTTGCCAAATCTTTCAAAGCGAAATACCACGTACTCCCTTCAGAATATATAGCGGAAAAGCGAAAATCCGATTCTTAA
- a CDS encoding beta-glucosidase family protein: MKSIFLAIAAIGASIMVHAQQQAIYLDVNKPIEERIESALSAMTTEEKVSLCYAQSKFSSKGVPRLGIPEIWTDDGPHGIREEVLWDEWGGAGWTNDSCTAFPALTCLSATFNPELSLLYGRSIGEEARYRNKTVLLGPGVNIYRTPLNGRNFEYLGEDPYLSSRMVVPYIQGVQSVGVAACVKHFALNNQEQWRGHINVDLSDRALHEIYLPAFKAAVQQAKVWSVMGAYNQFRGEYCCHNDLLLNKILKDDWKFDGMVVSDWGGVHNTDQAVRNGLDLEMGTYTDGLTTKGKFPYSDYYLANPFLKGIKERKYDIALLNDKARRILRLIFRTTMSANRPFGRFVSSQHSEAARKIAQEGIVLLKNEQHFFPVIAGKHKRIAVIGENASRSLVVGGGSSSLKVAYEQSPLDGLIAKYGKDHIVYSLGYASGPALYGREEPSKLNTDSLLTAAVELAKQADIVLFIGGLNKNHFQDCEGGDRQSLSLPFGQDKLIDALLKANKNTAVVLLSGNAVSMPWINKVPAIVQGWYLGSEAGNVLADVISGEVNPSGKLPFSFPKKLEDNAAHFYGKISYPGDSVNQYYKEDIMVGYRWFDTKKISPQFPFGFGLSYTSFDLGALSSDKLTYGKDEVIRIKFMVKNTGSRYGAEVAQLYVHDPVCTVPRPVKELKAFEKVFLQPGETKTVELALKAADLAFYDVDKQDWNVEAGDFILQLGNSSGNISQKLMISVK; this comes from the coding sequence ATGAAATCAATATTTTTAGCTATTGCAGCAATAGGTGCCTCGATAATGGTTCATGCGCAACAGCAAGCAATTTACCTTGATGTAAATAAACCCATAGAAGAGCGGATTGAAAGTGCGCTTTCGGCGATGACCACTGAGGAAAAAGTATCCCTTTGTTATGCCCAATCTAAGTTCAGTTCAAAAGGTGTCCCTCGGCTGGGAATTCCGGAGATCTGGACCGATGACGGACCTCACGGAATCAGGGAGGAAGTGTTGTGGGATGAATGGGGAGGAGCCGGCTGGACAAACGATTCCTGTACCGCATTTCCGGCACTTACCTGCCTATCGGCCACGTTCAATCCAGAATTGTCCCTGCTGTATGGCAGATCAATTGGAGAAGAGGCACGTTACCGCAACAAAACAGTGCTTTTAGGACCTGGTGTAAACATTTACCGCACGCCATTAAATGGTCGTAATTTTGAATACTTGGGTGAAGACCCTTACCTGAGCTCTCGTATGGTGGTGCCTTATATTCAAGGAGTCCAGTCTGTGGGCGTGGCAGCCTGTGTAAAGCATTTTGCCTTGAACAATCAGGAACAATGGCGCGGACACATCAATGTTGACCTCAGTGATCGCGCACTCCATGAGATTTATCTGCCGGCTTTCAAGGCAGCAGTACAGCAGGCAAAAGTATGGTCAGTCATGGGCGCATACAATCAGTTCAGAGGAGAGTATTGTTGTCATAACGACCTGCTGTTGAACAAAATCCTGAAAGATGACTGGAAATTTGACGGCATGGTGGTAAGTGATTGGGGGGGCGTCCATAACACTGATCAGGCTGTGAGAAACGGGTTGGACCTCGAAATGGGGACCTATACCGATGGTTTAACAACCAAGGGCAAGTTCCCTTATTCGGATTATTACCTGGCCAATCCTTTCCTTAAAGGAATTAAAGAAAGAAAATATGACATCGCTTTACTTAATGACAAGGCCCGTCGCATCCTCCGTTTAATTTTCCGGACCACCATGAGTGCCAACAGGCCCTTTGGCCGTTTTGTTTCATCACAGCACAGTGAGGCAGCCCGTAAGATTGCCCAGGAGGGAATCGTGCTGTTGAAGAATGAACAGCATTTTTTTCCTGTTATTGCAGGTAAGCACAAAAGAATTGCCGTGATCGGTGAAAATGCCAGTCGCAGTCTTGTTGTCGGCGGCGGCTCGTCATCACTGAAGGTCGCCTACGAGCAGTCACCATTAGATGGATTGATTGCCAAATACGGAAAAGACCACATTGTTTACAGTCTTGGCTACGCATCCGGACCAGCACTATACGGACGTGAAGAACCGTCAAAACTGAATACAGATTCGCTGCTTACCGCGGCTGTCGAACTTGCTAAGCAGGCCGATATTGTCTTGTTTATCGGAGGGCTGAATAAAAATCACTTTCAGGATTGTGAAGGTGGAGATCGTCAGTCGTTAAGCCTTCCTTTTGGTCAAGACAAACTAATTGATGCCTTATTGAAAGCAAACAAAAATACAGCTGTAGTGCTCCTTAGCGGTAATGCTGTATCTATGCCATGGATAAACAAAGTACCCGCTATTGTGCAGGGATGGTATCTGGGTTCTGAGGCCGGAAATGTGCTGGCTGATGTGATCTCCGGTGAGGTGAACCCTTCTGGGAAGCTCCCTTTCTCTTTTCCCAAAAAACTGGAAGACAATGCCGCACATTTTTATGGTAAAATCTCCTATCCGGGAGATAGCGTCAACCAATATTATAAAGAAGACATTATGGTTGGGTATCGCTGGTTTGATACCAAAAAAATATCACCTCAATTTCCCTTTGGATTCGGACTTTCTTATACCAGCTTTGATTTAGGAGCACTCTCTTCCGATAAATTAACTTACGGCAAAGATGAGGTGATCAGGATAAAATTCATGGTTAAGAACACCGGTTCGCGCTACGGCGCTGAAGTCGCGCAATTGTATGTGCATGATCCGGTATGCACGGTACCCCGCCCGGTTAAGGAACTGAAAGCCTTTGAAAAGGTGTTCTTGCAACCAGGAGAAACGAAAACCGTTGAACTGGCCCTAAAGGCGGCAGATCTTGCTTTCTACGATGTGGATAAACAGGATTGGAATGTTGAGGCTGGAGACTTTATCCTGCAGCTGGGAAATTCTTCAGGTAATATTTCCCAAAAGCTGATGATATCAGTTAAATAA